ttacacacatgcgatgtgaaaaaatatgcaaaatgttaTGAAAGACATGAAGGCAACCCTATCGTAACCCTATTAAGAGACAACAACAGGGAGTATCAAAGGTAAAGTTATATcagtatataaaatatgtcACAAGAAGGCAGATTTAATGACAAACagcatttgaattattttcccCAACTGTTTAGTGATGCATTTTGTACAGATTTCTTCAGTGCTTAGAAACTGAAGTGGTTTTTGATGTCTTTGATCTGTTTCATCATGTCACCAATTTGCTGTCCCTGCTCTCTGAGGACATCCTGGACGACCTTCTTCTGGTGGGCATTGAGTGAGACGGTTGTCCTGGCTGCAGGTAGATCCTTGTCCACTTGCGTCTTCTGGTAATCCATCTTCATGTTCACCTGTTTGATGCAGTTGTCCAGGTGTTTGAGTTGATCGCTGATGGCCTGCAGCTCCTTCTTCATATCCTTTTCACTGTTTGACAGTATGGGTAGTTGGCTTTGCAGGCTGCCCAGAACTTTTTTCACTCTGTTCATAATGGTTTCCTGGCGATACTTTGCATCTTCGTACTTATCAGCCAAGCGCTCCGCTGCCTCCCTCAGACTCATCCTGTCCTCCCTGCACACAgtcatctcctccagctgcttgtTCTTCTGGCCCGTCAGGAGTTTCACCCTCCTCTGCATCTCTTCACGGGCCATGTCCTGCTTGAGAATGTACTCCTCGCGGAAAACCTGCGTGgctctgctgaggagctgcaggCACTCTGGCGGCGGTGGCGACATCTCCTTGTCCCCAGCTTTAAGCACGAGAGGATTGGTGGAGCTACGTGCCAGGATGTTGCGGATGTGCTGCTCGAAGGAGTCGTCGGCCAGCCCGCGCAGAGGGGAGCTACCAGAGCCCGGGCCTGGATGGGAGCAAagcaggggaggggagggagggcgAATGGAGCTCAGCAGGGGCAACAGGATGCACTCGTAAGTGCTGGTGATGCAGATCATGGTGGCGCCTAGGGAAAGGTCAGACACAATCAAAAAGCCACGAACCGGAGCTGACTGACTGGTCAGGAGTGGTCTGGTGCAAAGAATGTGCTCGACAATACAGCGCTTCTCGGCAGCCATCTCCTGGAGATTGTCTTTATCTTCCTCGTCCGAGTGGAGGAACTTCTGCAGCTTGTTGACCCAGATTAGCCCCACACTGTGCACTCCTGCCTCATGGGTGCAATGATATCTGTACTGGCACAGGGGGTCTCTGTGCAGTCTGATTGGGCAGGTGAAATCAAACTCTTGAGGGTCCTCATCCTCTCCTGTGGCTACTTTGAGGGTGAGCTCCAGCTCAACACACTCAAACACGTAGAGACCCGGCACGGCCTCAGTGCCTCTGATCCACTTCTCCACCGCCCCggtctcttcctcttcctcagactCCAGCACCACACAGTGATACAGCGTGCCCGTCTCTGTGGCGATGACCAGGATACTGGGCACACACGGCAGGCAGAGGATGGCACAAGCATCATAGCCATAGTTGTCCTCTGCTGCAGGATACATCGGGAGGGGGCCGGAGGGTTTACTGACACTCACGCCGTTTGTCTGGTTAGTGTAGCTCAGATATGTCTCCCCATTCTCGTAGAGGATGTACAGAGGGTAGACCCGCTGGTCTCTGGAGCACAGTGCTGCCAGCTGCCGAGGGGGGGACGTGATCTGGCCGAAATCAAACGCCACCGCGATCTCACCAAGAGATGCTGCGTAGGAGCGGGCCGGAGGACGGACGCTGCTGTCATCGTCTGACTGCGACAGTGGCAGGACTTTGGCCGGCGTCTGGGGCGACTTCAAGCCGTAAAACCTGATGGTGTTGTCGGACGTGAGCAGCACCAGGTGGGGCTCGTCTGTCTCGCTGGGGTACCAAGCCGCCTGCCGCAGACTAACCGACGGTGAGCTGGTGAAGAAGCGCTCCGCCACCGGGATGGTCTTGCAGTTGATGTCGCTCCGTCCACCCTCAAACTCGGACCTCTTGCCCCACCGCTGAGGGAGCTCCAGCACCGAGACGCCCCGCTGCCCCACCAGCGCGACGTGGTGCTGCGTTGGACTCAGCAGCACCTGGCACAGCTCGAACAGAGGAGGGTTAATGCACAGCAGCGTCTGGTAGTTCCCGCTGCTGCGACTCTCATCCGAGTTTAGCTGCCGTAAGTTGGTGGTGTAAAACACGCGGTCTGCGTCGTCCCACACGAAAAAGTCCCCACCCAAACAAAAGGTCAGGTTTTTAGCGACACCCCTGTCATTTGTAATGGGCTCGGAGTCCAGCCTGTCCCGTATTTGTTTGAAAATCTCATGGTTTGGTAGCTCATTTAGCCACCGTTCCGCACTGAACGCCGCCATCTTGAACTGCCTTTCCGTCTTCGGAACGGGGGGAAAAACTGTCATAGTAACCGACTGTTTCACGACAGTCATTTGCCGTATTACGGTGGCCGGTGTCGTACATTTTGCAGAATCACCATGGCGTTGAAAGAGACTGCGGGACTGTATGAGACACTTAAAGCAGAGTGGAACAAGAAAAACCCAAACCTGAGTAAATGTGGAGAACTTCTGAGCAAACTTAAGGTACAGTCGCAaatctgtcttgtttttatttgcctGTTTTTGACGGTAGAACTGCCCATTATGAAGCGCCAGCGCTGTTAGCAAATGTAGCTACGCTTGCTAACTTAGGCTAGCTATGCTACCGCTGTGTTTATACTTCATTAGCTAAACTTTGGACACTTACAAAGATATTTATCTTGGGATGGTGACACCGCGTTTCCATTTgttacatacattttaatgttgGGCTGTTGAATCAATTGAACCATTTTAGGATTGCTATTACGGCAATCAGGAAACAGTCAGTATTGCTAATTCATTGTCCAACTGGTTTCAACCTGGAATTGACAGTCAAAATAAACAATTGAACGACTACAACTGCTTTGTCTCTGTAATGTTAGctattatttgttgtttattaAGTTACATCTCCTTAATTAATTGACAGGAAGAgctgtttatttaaattatgATGGATTTGTGTCATCCTCTTGTGGTGTTGTGTTAAAGATTTTGGATAACAAGTGACACCAAACTTCTCCTTCACAGGTTTCTTTACTGGAGCTGAACTTTTTACCAACCAGTGGATCCGCGCTCACTAAGCAGCAGCTGATTTTAGCCCGTGAGTATAGGTCCAGCTGACCGatttaatttatattaaaatcatgGATCAGTGTTTTCTGAAGTTATCAAGAAGAGATCCATCAGTAATACAGGTTTGTGTCTGCGTTTCAGGTGATGTCCTTGAAATTGGAGCCTTGTGGAGTATCCTGAAGAAGGACATCCCATCCTTTGAGAGATACATGGCCCAGCTAAAATGTTACTACTTTGACTACAAGTAATGtcgcttttttgtttttccttagCAGTGGGATTTTGTCACTGTAGTCACTGGGTTTTATctaatatcatttttttttttatcttgtctcTTTTAGGGATGAACTGCCTGAAGCCGCCTACATGCACCAGTTACTCGGACTGAACCTGCTCTTCCTGCTCTCACAGAACCGTGTGTCTGAGTTTCACACAGAGCTTGAGAGGCTGAGCGCACGAGATATTCAGACCAACGTATACATCAGACACCCAGTGTCTTTAGAGCAGGTGCTGCAATTTACTCTCATACCGATCACAAATACAGGGGTTtgatattgttttgttgttctgcAGTGAATAGGTATCAAGGGTAAAAAAGATATTTGTGTATCCAATTAGTAATTTGTACCCTTAACCTACTTAATTTATTCcttgaaattattaatttggATTCTCAAATTATTTAATGAATTGTCTAAATCAATATTGTTACAATATTTCAGAAGTAGGAATTGGTTGCAGGTTGTCAGGGAGGTACAACCAAAGCGTCCGTAGCAAGTTAGCAGctgtgttctgtttgttttagatGTGCTATCTGTGATGTTACACTTATCATAAATCACAAAAGAATCTTCCTCCAGATTAATGCAGGGCTCAGTAGAATTCTGTTTAGACATAATATGAACccagtgttattattattattattattgtatgtaAATGCCAGCTGAATGTTTTATATCCTCTTCTTGCCTTTTCAGTACTTGATGGAGGGAAGCTACAACAAGGTATTTCTTGCCAAAGGCAACATCCCCGCTGAGAGCTACACCTTTTTTATAGATATTCTGCTTGACACAATTCGGTAAGAATCAACATGGTACCCATGCCTTCTGTCATTTctacatttgtttcatttatacagttatttttgtataataattaatttgtatagtttttagttttaggtCCCAATTcaacttttaatattttatttatgtactAACATGGCCATGAAAAAATACTGCTGCATGTCGTGATCGATTGACATTAAAGCCTGTGTATCAGGACACCATCATCATGGTTATGGTTGGCAGTTTGAATTCTGTCTTAATTCATGAGAAGGTCCATTAAGCTGCTGGTAATCACAGCAACAAACCTGATGGTTTATGCTTTGTACTAGTTAACTGAACAGGTTGACAATTGAAGCACCTTTTCCTTTTGTTCCCTATTGTAAGATATCTTGATATAGAAAATTATGGACTCTGCAAAATAAATAACTTCATCACAGTGATTTCTATTTATCAGGAAGACCAGGTGATAGTATGACAGTGTTTTACCAATAACTTCTAATaacactgtgaccttttcaattGCAGTGATGAGATCGCAGGTTGCATAGAGAAAGCATATGAGCAGATCCAGTTCAGTGAAGCCACCCGTGTGCTGTTCTTCAGCTCCCCA
The Pempheris klunzingeri isolate RE-2024b chromosome 4, fPemKlu1.hap1, whole genome shotgun sequence genome window above contains:
- the nup88 gene encoding nucleoporin 88, with the translated sequence MAAFSAERWLNELPNHEIFKQIRDRLDSEPITNDRGVAKNLTFCLGGDFFVWDDADRVFYTTNLRQLNSDESRSSGNYQTLLCINPPLFELCQVLLSPTQHHVALVGQRGVSVLELPQRWGKRSEFEGGRSDINCKTIPVAERFFTSSPSVSLRQAAWYPSETDEPHLVLLTSDNTIRFYGLKSPQTPAKVLPLSQSDDDSSVRPPARSYAASLGEIAVAFDFGQITSPPRQLAALCSRDQRVYPLYILYENGETYLSYTNQTNGVSVSKPSGPLPMYPAAEDNYGYDACAILCLPCVPSILVIATETGTLYHCVVLESEEEEETGAVEKWIRGTEAVPGLYVFECVELELTLKVATGEDEDPQEFDFTCPIRLHRDPLCQYRYHCTHEAGVHSVGLIWVNKLQKFLHSDEEDKDNLQEMAAEKRCIVEHILCTRPLLTSQSAPVRGFLIVSDLSLGATMICITSTYECILLPLLSSIRPPSPPLLCSHPGPGSGSSPLRGLADDSFEQHIRNILARSSTNPLVLKAGDKEMSPPPPECLQLLSRATQVFREEYILKQDMAREEMQRRVKLLTGQKNKQLEEMTVCREDRMSLREAAERLADKYEDAKYRQETIMNRVKKVLGSLQSQLPILSNSEKDMKKELQAISDQLKHLDNCIKQVNMKMDYQKTQVDKDLPAARTTVSLNAHQKKVVQDVLREQGQQIGDMMKQIKDIKNHFSF
- the psmd8 gene encoding 26S proteasome non-ATPase regulatory subunit 8 produces the protein MALKETAGLYETLKAEWNKKNPNLSKCGELLSKLKVSLLELNFLPTSGSALTKQQLILARDVLEIGALWSILKKDIPSFERYMAQLKCYYFDYKDELPEAAYMHQLLGLNLLFLLSQNRVSEFHTELERLSARDIQTNVYIRHPVSLEQYLMEGSYNKVFLAKGNIPAESYTFFIDILLDTIRDEIAGCIEKAYEQIQFSEATRVLFFSSPKKMTEYAKKRGWSLSPDGYYSFTSQQQRTEEVTIPSTELAQQVIEYARQLEMIV